From Pieris rapae chromosome 15, ilPieRapa1.1, whole genome shotgun sequence:
TGGTCGAGGATGTCCTTTCACGCGACATGGCAACACGATGTTACTGCCGATGATGTCAACGAACACTTTGTATGAGACGAGAATTTTTGGCGAGAGTGGTACCAGCTTGGATCGTTCCGTAAGATCTGTATTGGTTCCTGAAAATCATTTGCATAAGTACTATTTATTACGGGACCTAAATCACGAATagtggtttatattttatggtaCGTTATTCTTTTGTTACTGAGTatacataatgataaaataatcgAAACTCAAATTGTCTTTGgtaatacaatttaacatttaacattaCTTTTACGGATATATCCACAAatctgttatattatttgaaaaaatcttaatCTGTCGCTGACAAGTACTTGAGTTATGTCAATTCTATCGCAAAAATATCGCATTTATATTCGTCAACAAagctttatgtaaataatataaaatacagtgtTATTGAATATTCTAAGAAGACGTTTTATATAACCATAAACAATCTGAAAACTGTTGCTTACTAAGCAAGAacaatttttgatattattattaatattaaaatcgaaCGCCAATTAAATCCGAAACTAttatttgacaatttttattattttaaatatggaatgtTAATTTCAACTTAAATTTACTTGAAcatgcaaataattttaaaaatggaagttaaatttaagtatcgaacatttttgaaaattcgTCTTACCCGAGCTGTAGACAACTGTAGAGGCCCGGGCAGTTTTGGATCCAGAAAGTATAAGACAAGTATACTCTGACGGTGCGTCGTTGCGAGTGACGAGTAGAGTTGACCTCACACGACCAAGGGAAGAAGGATTGGTGTCTATCACCTCATTTGATTCTTTGTCGTACTGGAAGgattcaatatataattaatatatacataataaaaaaaaaataactacggtagcaatgataataaaaaaacaaaggagGAAATTGGGGACATAGCAAAGAGGAAGAGAATAGTGGAGTAAGAAAGTATTAGGATGGTGTCCAAAGGTGGGTCGACCTGATTAAAGATACAGCAGGTGGTACATAACAGAGAGTGGAATAGTGTAGTTTTAAAGGAGTCTTTTTGAAAACAAGGGCACACAGATATCTAGAAATTAATGAGATGATAGAAATATGTAAAGTATCTGAAATAtatggcttttattattattattatcagtgtCAGTCTATTAGTAAAGTGATTATCAACTGTTTCTAACATATCACTTAAggattttctttctctttCAAGACAAAACTTCGCGTACCCAGCTCATCACACATTAGACccgtatcaaaataaattatttctcatAAATTAAGACTCACTTTAAGTTATGtacaaaaggaaaaaaacaatattatttatttatttcgtaaaaatatagctgacataaattttatataacaaaagtaactatatatacaaaaaggcTCAAACATTTATGTAAGAAAAGAAATGATGAAATACACTTAACTAACTTATACCTAATTCGGCTGTGGTACGTGTGTGTAGTGAGCTCATGGTGCAgcttaaactatttaaattatttctcagaataaattataatttcacctaaattatctttaaaattaatcaataataaaactaactcACCTCATACACGGGAGCATCGTTCTTAAACCAATGTACAGATGGCGCTGGTGCAGCGATCGCTTCGCAAGTCAACTCCAGGGTTGAGCCCGCGACGTGGGCGCTGCGAGACGCCGGCCGCTTTGTGATCGTAATGAAACGCTTGGTCTGATGAGCTGATGACCTTGCTGCAAGCAcaaaaatttttacttaaaataagaaataaaatcagtGGAACTACAACCTTTTCAAGCCTCATAttgatgtatctgtttcgcaAGGGACTCAGGAACGATTcatctaataaaaaacatgaCTAGAGTTTTTAAATAGTGAATTTTTCCTGTATACCCAAAATATCATATGATAACGTTTTATTGTACATagacaatacaaaatactatatCATTTTAAGACTCTATCACAGTATTTGCGACCGTTTACtgtttataaaagttttataccCTTGATAAAGCTAACCCACCCCACATTTTTTAtagcattaaaatataccaaaccccattgcaaatatattaataataataatccagtcgctacttattattaaagaccTATGGTAAAAACCAGAGATAACTTTTatactcaaaataatttattcatacaggtaGACAAGTACACTTGTacacagaaaatatatattgattttaaacttaaatttactaccagtttgcAAGTCATGGACGTAAAACGggaaagaagaactggcaagtaACTATCCGCCACGTTAAACAGGAGTTTAtacaatttctataatataaggagtggtttaacTTCTgaagcctggttggtcgtacGGTTAGATCTCTTTCGAGTATTATACTGGTTTaagtcaccatttgttatAACATAGCTTATATTTTTGTGCATACAACTACACTTCATGAATAAAATGATCAGTtagtgtcataatatttaattccttaatTCGTTTCTATGAACATTTCATAGACAACTAGGTATTTCTGGTAGGTATACCCGGGAAGTGTTTATGCCGGTTTTGTATTGGTTtctttacgatgttttccttcatcttACCTTGTCTTAAAAAAAGTCCCTATACAGACACGTAAGACCcaaactctttttttttaaatcgcttATTAGAAAGAGAGGCACTCTTTCAGTTTCCATTACCCTCCTAGGTTTGACGCAGTGTGGTGTTACATCTATAGACAGTCCACAGACTGCTCTTACTTATAACCTTTATATGGcacataaactatatataatttttttctatatataattataaaatgtacttactaTTAGTCTCAATATTGTTGTTAATGTCGAGTAACTTTATGTGTCTGTTGACGTTGGCTGCGCGAGAATTGCTCAGTAGCGCCGCAGCGGCGAATAGCAGAACTGCATACATTTTGAGATTCTATAACTTATCTGaagaaaaatgaaaacatatattatttgttttatttttattataaaatttttttttataaaagttattcttaaatattaagtttgaGTTTGTTTCTTTGTCTTTTGACATAACTTTGTcgatttgaatttagaacgtagcaaaattatctattttgaactcaattattattagtttattacatatatttttttatgaaaaaaaagaaaagaaaaaacatcataatatctttattccaTAAACACATAATCCACatgtaaaagtattaattatcaCTTTAAATCCGTAAAAAAGCGCGTAAAAATCATTAGTTAATACGcagttaaattaagttttacgtTTCCGTATTGAAACCGGTTCAATTTTTTGcggcaaaatatttaaaataccaacCCAGTGACGTCATAGGGCCCTTCTCGGAACACAA
This genomic window contains:
- the LOC110994841 gene encoding neural/ectodermal development factor IMP-L2 codes for the protein MYAVLLFAAAALLSNSRAANVNRHIKLLDINNNIETNTRSSAHQTKRFITITKRPASRSAHVAGSTLELTCEAIAAPAPSVHWFKNDAPVYEYDKESNEVIDTNPSSLGRVRSTLLVTRNDAPSEYTCLILSGSKTARASTVVYSSGTNTDLTERSKLVPLSPKILVSYKVFVDIIGSNIVLPCRVKGHPRPIVTWTDNNGEPVKKNPRMKVLRSGELVISKLLWSDMGEFTCRAKNLFGSSEAKTFVYPARPNDTDG